The genomic DNA CTAAGCCGTCAGGGCAAATTTATTTGTGTCCTTTTTCTAATTATAAATTTGAGCTTCTATACTAAACACAAGTTTGCTCGACATCCACACTAAAGGCTATATCACATTAGTTGACTTTTCTAGtgtttttcagttgtagccttcattttatttaattttagccaGTCGGAGGTAGTCATTGAGTGTGTCACATTAAGAGATTGTCTTCACATTAGCGTACTGCTAACTAAGACCAACTTGTCCAGACCTACTTGTTAGGATATAATCAAACTGGTTAGACATTCTCTTTGGTTGGAGGGGCAGGCTCTTTGTGTGCGATTTGAAAACCAATTAGAGTTCGCCAAAAGTATAATTTATGGAATGTAGTGACGTGGAATAAGGGTAACGTGTGTATTGAACCACACAtaaagagaagctcgtctgtttGCTGTCTCGTATTTTACATGccataataaaatggaaaaaataatgggTAAAGATTGCTGCTGCACTTGCTGCAGCTATTACCCCTTTGTACATGGTTGgttccatcaggcagcacgctattggctcATGGAAAAAGAGGAGAGTATGGCTGAACTTGGAAGATCAGCACTTGATTGATAAACGTGATATGGGCAGTTTGACATGGTACAGTGTTATGATTGTCCTTTTTGGACAATGCAGTTCTCTGCAAATGTATTTTTGGTCaagattgtaattttattttatcccTCACCTCACTATCTTTTGGttgtataatttatttgaaatatcttcaaaaaaataaaaatctatcaaaTTATAGCTTGGATGTAACAGTGAGATTTTTATTGCATTACGTAGTTTTGAAGCTAATCATAATTCAGATATGTACCATGTAGAATTTTTATTGTGGTTTGGATCCATGCtaattgcgtttttttttttttggagctagAACTTGATAAGTTTACACTTGTTTCCTCAATTCCTTAGCAGTTATTCTGTATGCCATTCTCCAGTATTTGGTATGCagtcttgcaaaaaaaaattgtaccacAAGTTACAAAATAAGTTTccagtcttttatttatttattttttaattgttgtagCAGGATGGATGTAATCAAGTACAGTGTTGGAATGACTTCTAACTGATGAAACGTGGGAATAAGTGCACTTAAAAGACAGCTTGACAAAAATTGACTTGAAGATTGCAGTTTTTAAAACTGTTCAGTTTACTTAGTACAGTGGTGTTTTAGATAATCATGTTTTCATCTAAATGTGTAGTTCATAGTACACATAGGTAGGTGgagtggtatagtggttaaggctttggacttcagaccctcaggttttgggttcaaatcctgacactgcttgactatgagcaagtcacttgtcaTGCCTGTGTtccaacaggaaaaacaaaaatgtaaccacttttatctcaaatgctgtaaggCATTagccatataataataaatacactttCTCTTTAAGGCTTCTGGCAAGTTTGCCTGTTCTCCAGGGCCGCCAGGTCCTGATCCTACTCCGCCTCCTCCACCTTTGGTGAACAGAGGCCAGCCTTCAACAAACACCCCATCTCCTCTGCCAGCAGACCCTCCACCGTATGAAGCTGCAACATGCTGCATGCCAGGTGATTTAACTGATCTTATCTAAAGTGTTTTACTAGGTATTCACATGGACCCGAGAGGCATCTGATTTACTtccttttaatgtttaaaaatgtagggTGAAAACTGTATCTGATCCTAAAGCCTATATATTGATCATTTTTATGAGCTTTTTACCTTTTATGTAAAACCTATATGCAATTGAGATCTCCaccaattaaaataaactttattaagctAATTAGTCTGGTGAATACACTAGAATATGAACCAGTAATTCACTATACCATTATATCCTGATGGTGCTGTTCTTTTGCATATACTGTCAAGGGGAAGTTCTTTCTGCCTTGGCTTACATTCCTATTTGCTGCACAGGTCTGTTACGTTACTTtggtttaaattttaattgaGCAAGCTTTCAAATATGCAGAATGTTTTTAATAGCACTTGCCAGCTTGCATACTTGTAACCATGTATTTCCTAAGTTAacgaatttgtttttaattaaatataatgctCAGAaatattaagggaacacttaatcatcagaGTCTAAGCCCGTGTTTATACTTAATATGACGCGTGCATCTGTGGATACTACCGCTACGTAAGcgctgtactgtttatacttgcgcacgtactttacgtaaatctgaaagattccaccagatggcagtgcGAGATCaccatggtgagaacaggtttggctttgctgtgttgtgaattgcctgaaacatccattaaatatctgaaaaggatggatgtttagtgATTTAAATCCAAccatccagggatgcacccatttcagcaagcatcgggcatgaggcagaaacaatccctggacggggcatcagctcatcggaAGATGAATACAAGCAGTtgcatacactggcgtcattttagcatccccaaatccccaaacctacatctctttggaaggaaaccagagcacactctggaaacccaccaggaaaacatgcaaacgtgactccctgcgaagcagcagcactgccacccccacatgtgtaattattaacagtatttactATTTAAATGATCTTAAcgattatctgtaaaatatacatAGTTTAATCCATTTCATAgttaaagtgatatcaagtatagcCCTTTTTACTATGTCCctaacttttttttccctctgtggcTGAAATACGCTGCCacacattctgatgctgttgtgaacatgcaacgaaaaaaaaaaaaaactgacacagAAGATGATACgagagacctttaaaatgtatcttgtcttctcgatggggaatatgcgatgcttgaatataaaaggaccatgaATGCATTTATATGCCGGCATTTTGCTTTACCACAACGAACCATTCATCAAAGCACACACATCGATCCTATAAGAtttgcaaagcggctttctgtcacgtgTAAATAGTAAatgactctgacatcacattccatcTTTATCATGCTGTGCCCCCTGAGATTTTGCTGGTACCGCAACTCACGCACGTGTCGTGTTAAtttcagaggacacatcaaatgaacactgggaatgcgtggcagccattaTGCACGTAtgcattctgagcatgaagtataaaccatcCCTAACACCAATTCCGTTAACCTTCAggaatatcaatctgtccagttaggaagcataagtgattgtgaatcaacgtcacctgctttggtgcaaatgaaaatgacaatagGTGTACTGGAGAGGCAGCAGCAAGACACTCATACgagggaatggtggccacagacagtttCTCTCTCCTTATCGTTCCTGATTGATTCTTTTCTAGTTTTGTTTGGCTAGTGTCTTtgccactactggtagcatgaggtgtggtacctgcagctgattcatgTTGTCCTTGTAGTCCAGCTTCTTCAGggtggcacatccatatgtgctgtTACCAAGAAGGTATTGAGCATGGAGGAGTTACTAGGAGGGTGGGCTGTTACACAAGGAGAACTGGGGGATGTGCGGCCAATCAATGGCAACAGTGCCTTCGTCACCAAGAACTGCCTACCcattctggccacatgaggctgggcctTATCCCACACCAGGATGAACCCAGTGCACAATGCACCAGAATAAGGTCTGACAGTCGCAATGAGGATTTAATCCCAGTACCTGGAGGTCTGTGTGACTCTCCAAGGATATGCCCCCCtagactatcactgacccaccaccaatcTGGTCATcctggatgatgttgcagactGCATAACATTTTCCACTGTGTCTCCAAACTGTTTCACTTCTCAGTGTGAACTTGCTCTGATCTAGGAAGAGAATGGGGAACCAGTGGCATATCTGGCAGATTTGCCAAATGTGGAATTCTCTAGCTAATGCCAGTCAAGCTGcacggtgatgggctgtgagcacaggtcccattAGAGACGTTggaccctcatgaagtctgtttttgacattttggttagcaacatgcacaccagtagcacAAAGAAGCAGATGCCGGTCCTTTTGCTGGGATGATCCCCTTCTATGACCGTGTCAAGCTGTTCTTGTGTAACAGCCTGTTTCATGGTTTCTCCTCCATTCTCTTGAGACCTTCTTGCGACTGCACTTATGgatgtgctatcctggagaagctggactacctgtgtaacttGAATTGGCTGTAGGAACCTCCTCATTCTTCCAGGAGTGACAAGGACACCAGCAAAATGCAAATCTAGAGAAGAATCGGGAAGGACAAGGAGAGAGCAATGGTCTGTTGTTACCATTTGCTTTTTTTGAGGGTGTCTttctgttgcctctccagtacacctgttgtcactttcatttgcaccaaagcaggtgacatAGATTCACAATTGCTTATACTTTCTAACTGGACAAATTAAGCTTCAGGCATATCAATAGAATTGGTGTTAGACTGTAATggttaagtgttcccttaatttttttgagcagtgtagttGATAAAGTGTCCAGTGCAACTGGGACTTCTTTTGTTTGATATTTGCTGTTTTGTTACTTTCAAATGTTGTTTTGACACACTGAATAGATAATTATTTAGCCAGTGCATTCTGAAATTTCGTAATTCTGTTATATTGTAATATAACTAAAGTATCTAGTCTAAACTTCCTTTTAAAAGGCGTAGGTAGTTCTCAGTATAGGAGTATCTGCTCATTCAGGACAGCTGTGTACTAATGGGGGATGtatgaataaagataaaaactggttttctgtaaaataaaggtttttgttcaaaaacattttaaacagtcAACCTTGTGATCCAAAAAACTAAAGACCATCTTTGGTATGGTAATTAAAGTGAACAGATAATGGTAAGAAGTCTAAAATGTACAATTTGTTCTAGGCACACTTACACCAATGGGCATTTCTCCAGTTCCTACTGCATCTGTGCATGATCCAATGATGCCACAAGCGCCTATCACATCTACACCTGTAGCTCCATATGCTGTTCCCATGTCAGCAGTCAACCAGCCTTCGGTGCCTTTTACCCAAATCCCATCTCCCTACCAGGATCCTCTGTACCCTGGTTTTCCATTGAATGAAAAGGGAGAACGTGTAGCCTCCCCGCCATTTTCCCTCTGCAGTGATGGTGGAGACCTTCCTAGAGGTAAGATGATGTAAATTAGTGCTCATAATCTGCCAATGAAGTGTTTTAATCAGTCTGTTGTGGTAATGCTAATGCAAGgttaataaatctgaaatatgCTTTCTCTTTATGGATTTGGGAGCATGGAGCACTGGGGGTAGCCTTTTATTACTCGTGTATCCAAAGATAATTTGTGTGGGTGGCTTTATTTTAAACATGTCCTCTGTATCGGAGTGTTAGCTCTGCTTGTCAATTGTGAGTTCATTTCCATGTTTCCATGTAGTGTGTGCTGTTCTGACCTGCATTTTGTATTAAGCAAAACTAATTATATTGAAATTCAATAATGTAAAACGTGAGAACCGGTTTGCATAGTAGAATTTGTCTGGAAATGTGAAGATGCAGAATGGAAACTAAAGCCAGGCTTTTACTGTTTGTTTAGAGGATCACATGTAGACATTAAGTTGTTGGGCCTGTGgttggtttctgtttttgttcatttagggttttctctttgatttttgtttatatgCCAAATTAAGTGATGGAGTGGGTATTGCCTTCTAATAGTCATTTTCATGACTTTTTAAAACTCAGAGAAAAATGCCTGCACTTCATtgtgaaacaaattatttttaaactgtagtTCCACTGCCATATTTGGCATGTATCCCACACCCAATGACTTGGGAGCATTGTGGTTGGTTAGTTTTGCAGTAAAGTCTTTGAGtttttgccaatttattttttttttttttaaacaatgtacagtggtgtgaaaaactatttgcccccttcctgatttcttattcttttgcatgtttgtcacacaaaatgtttctgatcatcaaacacatttaaccattagtcaaatataacacaagtaaacacaaaatgcagtttgtaaatggtggtttttattatttagggagaaaaaaaaatccaaacctacatggccctgtgtgaaaaagtaattgccccctgaacctaataactggttgggccacccttagcagcaataactgcaatcaagcgtttgcgataacttgcaatgagtcttttacagcgttctggaggaattttggcccactcatctttgcaaaattgttgtaattcagctttatttgagggttttctagcatgaaccgcctttttaaggtcatgccatagcatctcaattggattcaggtcaggactttgactaggccactccaaagtcttcattttgtttttcttcagccattcagaggtggatttgctggtgtgttttgggtcattgtcctgttgcagcacccaagatcgcttcagcttgagttgacgaacagatggccggacattctccttcaggattttttggtagacagtagaattcatggttccatctatcacagcaagccttccaggtcctgaagcagcaaaacaaccccagaccatcacactaccaccaccatattttactgttggtatgatgttctttttctgaaatgctgtgttccttttacgccagatgtaacgggacatttgccttccaaaaagttcaacttttgactcatcagtccacaaggtattttcccaaaagtcttggcaatcattgagatgtttcttagcaaaattgagacgagccctaatgttctttttgcttaacagtggtttgcgtcttggaaatctgccatgcaggccgtgtttgcccagtctctttcttatggtggagtcgtgaacactgaccttaattgaggcaagtgaggcctgcagttctttagacgttgtcctggggtcttttgtgatctctcggatgagtcgtctgtgcgctcttggggtaattttggtcggccggccactcctgggaaggttcaccactgttccatgtttttgccatttgtggataatggctctcactgtggtttgctggagtcccaaagctttagaaatggctttataacctttaccagactgatagatctcaattacttctgttctcatttgttcctgaatttctttggatcttggcatgatgtctagcttttgaggtgcttttggtctacttctctgtgtcaggcagctcctatttaagtgatttcttgattgaaacaggtgtggcagtgatatcaggcctgggggtggctacggaaattgaactcaggtgtgatacaccacagttaggttattttttaacaagggggcaattactttttcacacagggccatgtaggtttggattttttttctccctaaataataaacaccatcatttaaaaactgcattttgtgtttacttgtgttatatttgactaatggttaaatgtgtttgatgatcagaaacattttgtgtgacaaacatgcaaaagaataagaaatcaggaagggggcaaatagtttttcacaccactgtataatgtcGGCAAAAGTGATAGCCGATTACCGATATTGCTGTTTTGTTGATTGATTGTTTGGTCATGTGCGAAATTGTAGGTGccagttttaaaatttttgtaaagAAATTGTTTCCTTCAATTGTTTCAGAGGAAAAATATATTACATCTTGCTTAATccaacactttttttgttttgtggcaGATAAAGGAGTGCTGAGATTCTTTTTCAACCTTGGACTAAAGGTAAGATTCAGATCACTTTGTGTGTTAAACACCCCATTAAAGTGAGATTTTCAATTTGGTTAACACCAAATGCAactgtcaatattttttttttgctgtttatttgtaaTTGAAATATTAACATTTGACACTGGAAAAGATAAGGATAAATTCCAGTCAACAGGGTTCCTAGAAAAAATAAACCTTGGTGGGGTGATTACTAGTCAGTTTATTCTAGACTTACACAGTTCTGATTTACTTGGGGCAGTTGGCCACTGAACCAATCCTGATATCGCACAGTGGATTATAAAAAGACTATACACTTGTGTAAGAGTGGCAGAttttaacaatgtaaaaaaaaaatgaaaccaaaataggtTATGTCCAAAATTTTCTCGACCTTATTGTAAAATCTCAAATTATTCAAAGATGGTGGATATGGAAACCGTTTAAAGGGGGGTTGGAGTGtcatatactaaaaaaaaaacaaaaaaaaaaacctggtgtTATAATTAAGGATGTGGCTTTGTTCAGAATTGACCAATCACATTCAGTTTCATGTTAAATAGTAGTCGGTGTACACCAGTTATCCATTAAAATGCCTCCAACTAAAGTTCAGCTATACCTGTCAGATTATGGTGTAGTGATGGGTGAATTGAGAATGATGCATTCTTTTAGAATGACTGTTTTTTTAGTGAATCCTTTGAATCAATTCAGCTCAATAGGAGTGctcaagtgcatgtgtgttctGCGTGAATATGCTGATGCTGATAGATGTTTAAAGCACATGCACAAGAACCGCCTGAATTATCTTGACTAATTCGATTTAAGTCACTACCCAAGAACCAGTTAATTCTTGTTAATTTGATTCATGAATGAATCATTGAGTTGTAGTGTTTTCATTCACTTGTTATTCTTTAACGAAATGTCATTTATGCATCCCAATTGTGTAATTCTGCTTTTACTAAGACAATGGCGTATTATCATGTTAAGTAAATAATATAatcagtacatttttatttatgtatataaattaGTAATCGGAAGGGTCACAAACAAACCCACCTCCCCCTGACTTGCCTTAAGTTGGATTGTAAATGAATCAAGTGATTTAAAAAGAATCGATTTGAGGTGAATCAAAATGCGGATCACAATTATCCTGAAATCTTGGTTGCATCCTACTGTAAAACCCATGGTTCACAAAGAACTTTCAAAACATGAACCAGATCCCATTGATAAAAGATATTGATCAGGGGCCTCCTGCATAAttccgtgcgtagaattcacactaaaacatggcgtaaggacaaaagcggaaatgttcgtatgcacaaaaaatatccagatgcataaatctgtgcgttcaccaacttccacgttcttccactccataaatcccggtcagcgtgaaaagtaacgcacgcgcctgctgccactccccaaactcctcccagaattacgcctctttgaatatgcaaatcaatataaatagccgttAAGCTccgcgttctgtgaaaaggcaatggcgaaagcacaggggaaaatagaagaatttcagcgaataccaagtggaggcaaagaaaaacgtactatttgttggtttaaacagtggtataaacaaaaggaagttgatcgagtgacatagcatgtcggagaaactcgaaagctcaagttcacaaagtcgcacagtgcctgaaataaaaaagttgtcagatgtcaaagttgctgtgaaaaggtgagtcgtagcccaccatctgagtgtcatatgaaagcttattagggtacagagaaaaaaaaaataggtacacagtgtggggggaaaaaagcacaaaatgtcaactttaatctcaatttccactttaatcacgtagtttattttatcaataaagtagaacatcataaacttcatcttaaaatcgtttaatttactagtttctcaaatcccatcgtaactgaagtagcacgttaaatgctttgttttgtatttgatcttctatgtgctctgtgtgtgaatcactgtgtgctttttaaacgggctttctcttcctccgacaggacacagaatccatgacattagtaatattacagctctctgaataattaaaatactgagatgtatacgtgatatcattttcaagatgatCGGAGTTAaattatgttattaaacatgagaacacggtggcgcagtgattgttcatgctcTACGCAAGATGGCTGTAGCACCAGACACACATTCTCTCTGCTATTTGAAGTATTAttcttaagttgtttttttttctgactagcCAACAGTAACTAAATAAATCTTTGTGTGCTGTTGAGCGCTTTGTATTAAGATTATTATTGTTTCATGTCCCATTTATAAGTTGTTTCGGCTACTTGTAAGGATGTTATGTGCACTTGCATTCTCATTTAGACAAGTATTGGCCTTAACACAGTGGTTACTCTGAGCTCACAATAACTTGCCATTCCTTCCTTAATACAGTTTACTTTTTTAtccttttgagatttttttgttgaattttaaagtaaatctCTGATTTATGCACTTTGTTACTTTTATGTGTATACTTAAACAGTGCTAAGTGTTATAATGACCTTTAtgattctgttctgtttttaggCTTACAGTTGCCCGCTTTGGCCTCCCCATTCTTACATCTTCCCCCTTCACCAGGCCTATGTGAGTGCCTGCGCCATGCAGACCAAGTCACCTGGCACCACCACCTATGCAGCTTCCTGGATACCAGATTGTGCCAGCCATGCAGCACCATCCCCAGGTGTCCATTCCACAACTGCAACTCCTGCCATGCCTGTGCAGCAGAACTGGGAGCATCAAGCAGCTGGAAGAGTTCATGGTCAGTGCAGTCCAGCTGATAGAGCCACACCGTGTCCACCACTGCCCATGCCAGTAGTTGCTCCCGACAGAGCACCCTGTTCAAGTCTTGGTCCTGAGCGGGTATTGTGCGGTAGCTTTAATGCGGCTCCTCCTGTACCTGTTCCAGTGGTTCACATGGGAGGCTTGCCCTGGCCTGCATATGGCCAGAGTCCCTTTGTTGGGAGCTATTCAGCCAGCCCTCCCGTTTACTCGCCCTTCTGCGTGCGCTATCCAGTGCAGAGATTCCCCAGTGGAAATGCGTCTGTTGGGGGCAGCATAGAGTTCAGTCAGTCTGAAGTGTGTGAATACACAGCTGCTAGTCCAAATTCAGAAATGCTGCCTCCAAAGTTTAGCCCCTCAGATGTGGTTAACTTACCAGACCGAGGAGGAGAGTGTGACCTTGAATCTCGCCCTGAACTGGGGTCAAGCATTTCAGCTGAAGTGGATGTCGTCCCTTTTTCTAAAGAGCTACTGCTTGCAAATACTAATCAAGCCTTGCCTGTACCTCCGCAATCTTCTGCTGCTGTTGTAGTTTTTGACTCCGTAAGCTCAAGTAAAGAAGCTGCCAGTAGTTCCACACAGCCTCCCACCATTAGTGTCACTGTGCTTAATGGAAATGAATCGGAGCAGGTCAGAAAATGTTACATTAATGATGCTGAAAAGGTCACTCCTAGTAGCTCAGGAGGGCTTGCAAAACCGGAGCTCCTGGTGACTAGGCCAGAGTTAGTGGACTCTTTGGAGGAAGATGTAAATGATGGCCAGTCTTACCACAATGAAGCACGCAAGACAGGGAGAGGGTTTGAAGACCGGGGTAACTACAGAGGTAGGAGGTATAGCAGGAACAGGGGGGGTTATCGGGACCGGGGAATGGATGCTGCCAACGCCACATGGTCAGATTATAGTCGAGGGAGATGGACTGATGGGCGAAACACCCGCCACCCCAACTATCATAGAAGCCAATGGAGAGGCAGAAACTACCGCGGTGGAAGAGGAGAGTACCATCAGGGTAATGAAGATTTCTCAATCAGAGATGGCAACCGGAAGCATGTAGCCGATGCAGATCACCGGTCTTGACGCATTCGGCGCCGTGGATGGTGTAAGGCTCGAGCATTCACGCATGTGGTGGCAGTGCCGTAGAGTCTTGCGCTTGGAAAAAGCGCACAAGTAAACAAGCACGGACTGCCTTCTTGAAGGCAGATGCGTTGACGACGTAATGCAACACTAATGTCACGTACCAGGCTCCAGGTTGGCGGATTGAGAATTCTGCTGCTATTCCCGATTTTGGCTAGAGGGATGTTCTCTTTTGTTAATACGTGTACATAGAAATCCGATACTAGGCAGTTGCAGAGCCGTGCCTTCCTATTTTGAAGGAATTGTTCCTAAATATTAcggttaaatttttttttttttcccaaaatttgACCGAAAATTttctatttctataaaaaaaaaaaaaaagggcttgACAAGTTAGATTTTTATTCTTTGATCCAAGAGCAAACTGAATGCATCCTTTgctgtaaaaagttttttttttcttcaactccaattcccattttACTTGTTGGATGTCGTGAGTTTACCATTTGTTCTGCAAAAATGTACCATTCTGAATATTGCCTTGGCTTCCAGATCTttgccattttgaattttttttggaaccttgttttgtttttggtaaaCCTTTTAAAGACGCAAGTTGAATTTTTGGAAAAGCATTTAAATCCTTACAAAAGCTGCTCTGAAGGTGTTGGTTCGTTTTTACTTTTTAACCAGTTGTGAATTTGCATCTTCTGCTGAAACAGTTTTTAAGTTGTAGCAGATGGGTGTCCAGCTGAGGTAATCTCTTGGGGTGGGGTGTTTGTTTTGGGACAGTCCAGTATCCTTTAAATGACTTCAGAATGACACCATTCTAAGCCACCACATCCCCTGCCATCTCTCCAATCCTGTGTTGTCATAATCCACTTCACTGGCCCAACGAGAATGCTTGTTGGGTCGGGGGCTATTGGGGCAGGGTACCCCTTCCAACAATGACATGAAAAGGGTGTGGCCTAATGCAAATTATGGAAGATGACCACCCCTTTTAAATGGCTTTAGAGGGTTTTGCAGTTTTCCTCTCTTTCCCCCCCAACCCCCTTGCTTTCTTTCCACATTCAACATAAGTTTGTCAAGCCGTAAACGTGTGCTGTGGGAGTGTTTTAAATGATTTCTGATTTCAGTGCATTTTTAGACCCTTGAGATTCTAatcctttttatttcctttttacatCCAAGCATGAAATGCACGCTGAAATTTTACCATAGGCAATTTTTAAAAAGACAGGGTTCTTTTTAAGAGGTCTTGCATTGTAGAATTGCACTTTTGTATCATTAAAAATCCATGCTGAGAATATTACATGACTCAAAATGCCACTCTGTATACTTTACCAGGTCATCGGGGATTTTATGGGGTTGGGGAGGCTGTTAGAGGTTTGTGAAGGTGGGTGTCTTCACTGGTTTTATTGGTACCACTCAAAGAAGGAAAAGTGCTTTTAAATGTTGGTCTTGCTAGTATTCTTGCCTTCTTTAGGACCGTGGAATGCAGTGCGTTCAAAACATCCTGCATCAGAAATGCCGCCTCCCAAGTTTATTTTCCCAGCTGTGGCTAGTGTACCAGATAGAGAAAGTTGTGTTTTAGGATAGCTGTAGCGCTTTTAGAAGTCCAAGATCCTCTATGCAAAGGGGATAAaaagtgttttgaaattttgatggCATATGAGTAGATGACTGAATATTGGAAGTGGGTGCAATAAGTGACAAAGAAACAGAGTTTGATGGGGGGGGTTCTGATATAGTAGAAGCTAGCCACCAACCCAACTAACCCGCTGCTTTTTATGTTGCCCATAGGTCGCTGCTTCTTGGGGGAAACCCCTTTCCCTGCTCTTGCCTCTGTCCCCTGCTTGCAGCCCCCATTGCAGACCTGTGCTTCGTTTAGCTCTCCTCCTGCTCCCACTTGCCAACATGCCATCCTGTGGCATTATGTTGTCCCAAAATCTAACTGGATCTGCCAGGCTTGGTGCCCAGCTGTTCACCAGCCAGGGCACTGCTGTGTGCCAAGCATGACCTAAGTGGGCAGTTTTTACTGCTGAAATAACCCTGCAGCCATGACAGCAGTCA from Erpetoichthys calabaricus chromosome 5, fErpCal1.3, whole genome shotgun sequence includes the following:
- the otud4 gene encoding OTU domain-containing protein 4 is translated as MDGGLEAGVGGEGAKSEKLMDEYLKSQGLYRKETAKDGSCLFRAVAEQVLYCQSRHLLVRRTCAGYLLSNKDKYEAFVEGAYDDYLKRVENPQYWGGEVEISALSQIYKHDFIIFQEPGKPPVNVTENEFPNKVQLCFLNGNHYDSVYPEKYNEAAALCQSLLYELLYEKVFGVDVSSAVCGDYDCNGMGQESPKESISSVDSDSGSENDSCVQTDTSTDMNKFKSTIGNQVSKVQTRKEHPSAVSLSRSVLDSLNPEVYRNVEFDVWLKTQRAQQNLDYCIAAGMQYSVGDKCKVRLDQSGKYYNAYIQEVGAGDGQVVVFVKELATRQSIPVRNLEPPLQENSGGTWSTVPVKTKRPRPVNGHSVRGSGDSDSRKPAPKSTKSMSAVQPSNHQAAPVRSQYPVIQGEPKTANSKQPQPLRKCDPDAGLSSTKGEPKSFTVPSDDHRGKDGTVDSRVTFEVPRRDRQACPPSAKQNVSQVATQTSDTNLSKQSYLSMNEKQSTKQRAESQEPGERGPHVNLPEPNLCMKTGQKLEQPKVQASGKFACSPGPPGPDPTPPPPPLVNRGQPSTNTPSPLPADPPPYEAATCCMPGTLTPMGISPVPTASVHDPMMPQAPITSTPVAPYAVPMSAVNQPSVPFTQIPSPYQDPLYPGFPLNEKGERVASPPFSLCSDGGDLPRDKGVLRFFFNLGLKAYSCPLWPPHSYIFPLHQAYVSACAMQTKSPGTTTYAASWIPDCASHAAPSPGVHSTTATPAMPVQQNWEHQAAGRVHGQCSPADRATPCPPLPMPVVAPDRAPCSSLGPERVLCGSFNAAPPVPVPVVHMGGLPWPAYGQSPFVGSYSASPPVYSPFCVRYPVQRFPSGNASVGGSIEFSQSEVCEYTAASPNSEMLPPKFSPSDVVNLPDRGGECDLESRPELGSSISAEVDVVPFSKELLLANTNQALPVPPQSSAAVVVFDSVSSSKEAASSSTQPPTISVTVLNGNESEQVRKCYINDAEKVTPSSSGGLAKPELLVTRPELVDSLEEDVNDGQSYHNEARKTGRGFEDRGNYRGRRYSRNRGGYRDRGMDAANATWSDYSRGRWTDGRNTRHPNYHRSQWRGRNYRGGRGEYHQGNEDFSIRDGNRKHVADADHRS